A single region of the Gadus morhua chromosome 5, gadMor3.0, whole genome shotgun sequence genome encodes:
- the tmem229b gene encoding transmembrane protein 229b, which translates to MATAAPPAAPLTTLSRWYLYAIHGYFCEVMFTAAWEFAVHRDWKFPGVTSVWALFIYGTCILSVERMYLRLRGRVPLPLRCVLYTLWTYVWEFSTGLLLRQFDACPWDYSAFRYNFMGLVTAEYALPWFCAAFLAERLVIRKTLRLRLHRDPAEGGRAARGDGEAGAGGGTNGYLKAE; encoded by the coding sequence ATGGCGACGGCCGCGCCCCCGGCCGCGCCCCTGACGACGCTGTCCCGCTGGTACCTGTACGCCATCCACGGCTACTTCTGCGAGGTGATGTTCACCGCCGCCTGGGAGTTCGCCGTGCACCGCGACTGGAAGTTCCCGGGCGTGACCAGCGTGTGGGCGCTCTTCATCTACGGCACGTGCATCCTGAGCGTGGAGCGCATGTACCTGAGGCTGCGCGGCCGCGTGCCGCTGCCGCTGCGCTGCGTGCTGTACACGCTCTGGACGTACGTCTGGGAGTTCAGCacggggctgctgctgcggcaGTTCGACGCCTGTCCCTGGGACTACTCCGCCTTCAGGTACAACTTCATGGGGCTGGTCACGGCCGAGTACGCCCTGCCGTGGTTCTGCGCCGCCTTCCTGGCCGAGCGGCTCGTCATCCGCAAGACGCTGCGGCTCCGCCTCCACCGCGACCCCGCCGAAGGGGGGAGGGCGGCGAGGGGAGACGGGGAggcgggggccgggggcgggacCAATGGCTACCTGAAGGCTGAatga